From the bacterium genome, one window contains:
- a CDS encoding dicarboxylate/amino acid:cation symporter, with the protein MQLYTKIFIGLVVGVAVGLIANLAGLVWLQQGLVALRPVGTAFIKLITMLVVPLVVASLLVGTASLGDIRKLGRIGGKTVAYYLVTTAIAVTIGLILSNIIRPGSRIDPATRDSLAAQFSSEAAGRVALAAESPGVVDVLLNMIPSNPFQAAAQMELLPLIVFTIIFGAAVSLVADERRDAVLNFFHGVNDAVMVVIDWVMKLAPYAVFVLIGAVVAEFGLDLLRSLLVYALTVIAGLALHVFGTYAVLVRVLARLNPVTFFRRIAEVPLVAFSTSSSSATLPVTMETAEEKLGVSKEVSSFVLPLGATINMDGTALYQAVAVMFIAQIYGVPMGIAEQLTIVLTATLASIGAAGVPSAGIITLILVLNSVGLGTQAQAGIALILGVDRILDMMRTAVNVTGDLTAAAFVARSEGEALVPRPVDHPIAIAPIETHAERPRTPAGQRR; encoded by the coding sequence ATGCAGCTATACACCAAGATCTTCATCGGGCTGGTGGTGGGGGTGGCAGTCGGCCTGATCGCCAACCTCGCAGGGCTGGTCTGGCTCCAGCAGGGCCTGGTCGCGCTGCGGCCGGTGGGCACCGCATTCATCAAGCTGATCACCATGCTGGTCGTGCCGCTGGTGGTGGCGAGCCTGCTGGTGGGGACGGCCTCCCTCGGGGACATCCGCAAGCTGGGGCGCATCGGCGGCAAGACCGTCGCCTACTACCTGGTCACCACCGCGATCGCGGTCACCATCGGGCTGATCCTCTCCAACATCATCCGGCCAGGCTCGCGCATCGACCCGGCGACCCGGGACTCGCTGGCAGCGCAGTTCTCCAGCGAGGCGGCGGGACGCGTGGCGCTGGCGGCGGAGAGCCCCGGCGTCGTGGACGTGCTGCTCAACATGATCCCGTCCAACCCGTTCCAGGCCGCAGCGCAGATGGAGCTGCTGCCGCTCATCGTCTTCACGATCATCTTCGGCGCGGCGGTGAGTCTGGTCGCCGACGAGCGGCGGGACGCGGTGCTCAACTTCTTCCACGGCGTGAACGACGCCGTGATGGTCGTGATCGACTGGGTGATGAAGCTCGCGCCGTACGCCGTGTTCGTGCTGATCGGCGCGGTGGTCGCCGAGTTCGGCCTCGACCTTCTGCGTTCACTGCTGGTCTACGCCCTGACGGTGATCGCGGGGCTCGCGCTGCACGTCTTCGGTACGTATGCCGTGCTGGTGCGGGTGCTGGCGCGGCTCAATCCGGTCACGTTCTTCCGCCGCATCGCGGAGGTGCCGCTCGTCGCGTTCTCGACCTCCAGCTCGAGCGCGACGCTGCCGGTCACGATGGAGACGGCCGAGGAGAAGCTGGGCGTCTCGAAGGAGGTGTCCTCCTTCGTGCTGCCGCTGGGCGCCACGATCAACATGGACGGGACGGCGCTGTACCAGGCGGTGGCCGTGATGTTCATCGCCCAGATCTACGGGGTGCCGATGGGCATCGCGGAGCAGCTCACCATCGTGCTCACTGCGACGCTGGCGAGCATCGGTGCGGCGGGCGTGCCGAGCGCGGGGATCATCACGCTGATCCTGGTGCTGAATTCGGTCGGGTTGGGGACGCAGGCGCAGGCGGGCATCGCGCTGATCCTGGGCGTGGACCGGATCCTGGACATGATGCGTACGGCGGTGAACGTGACGGGCGACCTGACGGCTGCGGCGTTCGTGGCGCGGAGCGAGGGGGAGGCGCTGGTGCCGCGGCCGGTGGACCACCCGATCGCGATCGCGCCGATCGAGACGCACGCCGAGCGGCCGCGGACGCCGGCAGGGCAGCGGCGGTAG
- a CDS encoding 6-pyruvoyl tetrahydrobiopterin synthase, giving the protein MPRVRVTRRLHFSAAHRLAREDWPEERNRAVFGLCANPNWHGHNYELDVTVEGEIDPETGYVLDLKTLRELVETRVIRDVDHRNLNLDVPWMGGVNPTTENLVVKIWERLVDALPDGVRLVRLVLWETPRNSVEYTGEEGSANE; this is encoded by the coding sequence ATGCCGCGCGTGCGCGTGACCCGGCGGCTGCACTTCAGCGCCGCGCACCGGCTGGCGCGGGAGGACTGGCCCGAGGAGCGCAACCGGGCCGTGTTCGGCCTGTGTGCGAACCCCAACTGGCACGGCCACAACTACGAGCTGGACGTGACGGTCGAGGGCGAGATCGACCCGGAGACGGGCTACGTCCTGGACCTGAAGACGCTGAGGGAGCTCGTGGAGACGCGCGTGATCCGCGATGTGGATCACCGCAACCTGAACCTGGATGTGCCGTGGATGGGTGGGGTGAATCCGACCACGGAGAACCTGGTGGTGAAGATCTGGGAGCGTCTGGTGGACGCGCTCCCGGACGGCGTGCGTCTCGTGCGGCTGGTGCTTTGGGAGACGCCGAGGAACTCCGTGGAGTACACCGGGGAAGAGGGGAGCGCGAATGAGTGA
- a CDS encoding ABC transporter, with product MIRLEGVYKRYGRFTAVHPLDLHVRRGELFGFLGPNGAGKTTTIRMIAGVLRPSGGRILIGGHDVVREPAAARRLIGYIPDRPYVYEKLTGAEFLRFVNGLWGHTGPEAERRADELLELFDLARWKHTLVENYSHGMRQKLLISAALVHRPELVVVDEPMVGLDPKGARLIKDLLRSFVRQGGTVFLSTHTLEVAEALCDRIAILHEGRVRAIGTMDDLRREAEAGTAGLEDVFLKLTQEEQVREVAATVAGAPGGQGT from the coding sequence ATGATCCGACTGGAGGGAGTATACAAGCGCTACGGCCGGTTCACCGCGGTGCACCCGCTCGACCTGCACGTGCGGCGGGGCGAGCTGTTCGGCTTCCTGGGCCCGAACGGCGCGGGCAAGACCACGACGATCCGGATGATCGCCGGCGTGCTGCGGCCGAGCGGCGGCCGCATCCTGATCGGCGGGCACGACGTGGTGCGGGAGCCGGCGGCGGCGCGGCGGCTGATCGGCTACATCCCGGACCGGCCGTACGTCTACGAGAAGCTGACCGGCGCGGAGTTCCTGCGCTTCGTGAACGGACTGTGGGGCCACACGGGGCCGGAGGCGGAGCGGCGCGCAGATGAGCTGCTCGAGCTGTTCGACCTGGCGCGGTGGAAGCACACGCTGGTGGAGAACTACAGCCACGGCATGCGGCAGAAGCTGCTGATCAGCGCGGCGCTGGTGCACCGGCCGGAGTTGGTCGTGGTGGACGAGCCGATGGTGGGGCTGGACCCGAAGGGTGCGCGGCTGATCAAGGATCTGCTCCGCTCGTTCGTTCGGCAGGGCGGCACCGTGTTCCTCTCGACCCACACCCTCGAGGTGGCGGAGGCGCTGTGCGACCGCATCGCGATCCTGCACGAGGGGCGCGTCCGCGCCATCGGCACGATGGACGATCTGCGCCGGGAGGCGGAGGCCGGCACGGCGGGGCTGGAGGACGTGTTCTTGAAGCTGACCCAGGAGGAGCAGGTGAGGGAGGTGGCGGCCACGGTGGCAGGGGCACCAGGAGGGCAGGGCACATGA
- a CDS encoding long-chain fatty acid--CoA ligase, with translation MGMRPGTRTYAANPADLPRGTLVQLFFEAVDRHDKPDAMLYKAGGEWRSISHRQLEADVRAIALGLEAYGIVRGDRVALLSENRPEWAMADYAVLCLGAIVVPIYATLLPHQIEYLLRDSGARAIFVSTGEQLEKVRRIRSMLPPLELVVVFDDVPTLEAGEVRLREVLERGRAAEGAVTPAAFRARALEARPDDVATILYTSGTTGEPKGVMLTHNNIFSNVQATTRVLSATSEDVALSLLPLSHIFERTNGYFQMWNGVTIAYAESLDAVPQNLLEVRPTIVPSVPRLYEKIYARVMSAEGVKRKLVLWAKEVAEHWADAKLAGRTPDLKTRLEHALADRLVFAKLRERTGGRLRFFVSGGAPLDPGIARFFYGAGVLILEGYGLTETSPVTNVNTPEEMRIGTVGKPVPGTEIMIADDGEILVRGPQVMKGYYNRPAATAEAIDADGWFHTGDIGELDDDGFLRITDRKRDIIVTAGGKNIAPQPIENRVKLNPWVAEAVMIGDRRPYPVMLIVPDFAKLEAWAVENGIRAADRAGLVADPRVRTKMESEVFGMLTDLARFEMPKKIALLPDEFTIADGHLTPSMKVKRRVVMERYRRQIEALYEGEARVAAGEV, from the coding sequence ATGGGAATGCGGCCCGGGACCCGAACCTACGCCGCCAACCCGGCGGATCTCCCCCGTGGTACTCTGGTCCAGCTCTTCTTCGAAGCCGTAGACCGCCACGACAAGCCCGACGCGATGCTGTACAAGGCTGGCGGCGAATGGCGTTCGATCTCGCATCGCCAGCTCGAGGCGGACGTACGTGCCATCGCCCTGGGGCTGGAAGCGTATGGCATCGTGCGTGGCGACCGGGTGGCGCTGCTCTCGGAGAACCGGCCGGAGTGGGCGATGGCGGACTACGCGGTGCTGTGCCTCGGCGCCATCGTCGTGCCGATCTACGCGACGCTGTTGCCCCATCAGATCGAGTATCTCCTGAGGGATTCGGGCGCGCGGGCCATCTTCGTCTCGACCGGAGAGCAGCTCGAGAAGGTGCGGCGGATCCGCTCGATGCTGCCGCCGCTCGAGCTGGTCGTGGTGTTCGACGATGTGCCCACGTTGGAAGCGGGCGAGGTACGGCTGCGCGAGGTGTTGGAGCGGGGGCGCGCGGCCGAGGGGGCGGTCACGCCGGCGGCGTTCCGTGCGCGGGCGCTCGAGGCGCGGCCCGACGACGTCGCCACGATCCTCTACACCTCGGGCACGACGGGCGAGCCGAAGGGCGTGATGCTCACCCACAACAACATCTTCTCGAACGTGCAGGCGACGACCCGTGTGCTGTCTGCGACGTCCGAGGACGTGGCGCTGAGCCTGCTGCCGCTGTCGCACATCTTCGAGCGCACGAACGGCTACTTCCAGATGTGGAACGGCGTGACCATCGCCTACGCCGAGTCGCTGGACGCCGTGCCGCAGAACCTGCTGGAGGTGCGGCCGACCATCGTGCCGTCCGTGCCGCGGCTGTACGAGAAGATCTACGCGCGGGTGATGTCTGCGGAGGGCGTGAAGCGCAAGCTGGTGCTGTGGGCCAAGGAGGTGGCGGAGCACTGGGCGGATGCGAAGCTCGCGGGTCGGACGCCGGACCTGAAGACGAGGTTGGAGCACGCGCTGGCGGACCGGCTGGTGTTCGCCAAGCTGCGGGAGCGCACGGGTGGGCGGCTGCGGTTCTTCGTCTCCGGCGGCGCGCCGCTCGATCCGGGGATCGCGCGGTTCTTCTACGGCGCCGGCGTGCTCATCCTCGAGGGCTACGGCCTCACCGAGACTTCGCCGGTGACGAACGTGAACACGCCGGAGGAGATGCGGATCGGCACGGTGGGCAAGCCGGTCCCGGGCACGGAGATCATGATCGCGGACGACGGCGAGATCCTGGTCCGCGGCCCGCAGGTCATGAAGGGCTACTACAACCGGCCGGCTGCGACGGCGGAGGCGATCGACGCGGACGGCTGGTTCCACACCGGCGACATCGGGGAGCTGGATGACGACGGGTTCCTGCGCATCACCGACCGCAAGCGGGACATCATCGTGACGGCGGGCGGGAAGAACATTGCGCCGCAGCCGATCGAGAACCGGGTGAAGCTGAACCCGTGGGTGGCGGAGGCGGTGATGATCGGTGATCGGCGGCCGTACCCCGTGATGCTGATCGTTCCGGACTTCGCGAAGCTGGAGGCGTGGGCGGTGGAGAACGGCATCCGGGCTGCGGACCGGGCCGGGCTGGTGGCGGACCCGCGCGTCCGGACGAAGATGGAGTCCGAGGTGTTCGGCATGCTGACGGATCTCGCCCGGTTCGAGATGCCGAAGAAGATCGCGTTGTTGCCCGACGAGTTCACCATTGCGGACGGCCATCTGACGCCGTCCATGAAGGTGAAGCGGCGGGTCGTCATGGAGCGCTACCGCCGGCAGATCGAGGCGTTGTACGAGGGCGAGGCGCGCGTGGCGGCGGGGGAGGTGTGA
- the acnA gene encoding aconitate hydratase AcnA, producing MKNSFGSKAVMTVGGRQYELFRLDALERAGLSIARLPYSLKILLENLLRHEDGRVVTAQDIEALARWEARAEPTKEIAFMPARVLLQDFTGVPAVVDLAAMRDAMRRMGGDPKRINPLQPVELVIDHSVQVDEFGTRIAFETNAELEYRRNRERYVFLRWGQRAFDNFRVVPPETGIVHQVNLEYLARVVFGLEEDDVKAAASTAGGPRLAYPDTLVGTDSHTTMVNGLGVLGWGVGGIEAEAAMLGQPVSMLIPQVVGFKLYGELPEGATATDLVLTVTQMLRQKGVVGKFVEFYGPGVASLSVADRATIGNMSPEYGATIAIFPVDDATLRYLRLTGRSEERIALVEAYMKEQGLFHTADSPEPEFSDTLELDLGTVEPSLAGPRRPQDRVPLSGVADAFRDALPDLLPAGGRPPTMKLAASQQGPGAPGIGVWGEAGRGEVAANGGRVSEDVAKQLDHGSIVIAAITSCTNTSNPSVMVAAGLLAKKAVERGLKTQPWVKTSLAPGSKVVTNYLERAGLMPYLEALGFHLVGYGCTTCIGNSGPLPEAVSRAIHDRGLVAVSVLSGNRNFEGRIHSEVRANYLMSPPLVVAYALAGRIDIDLYNEPLGVDREGRSVFLKDIWPSQEEVQETIRQHVRAELFAEEYASVFEGDERWRTLPVPEGDLYAWDEESTYVKHPPYFEGMPEEPGPVEDIRGARVLALLGDSITTDHISPAGSIKKDSPAGRYLIERGVEPKDFNSYGSRRGNHEVMVRGTFANVRLRNRLVPGVEGGYTLHLPSGEQMTIFEAAERYQAEGVPLVVIAGKEYGSGSSRDWAAKGPRLLGVRAVLAESFERIHRSNLVGMGVLPLQFRPGESAEALGLTGREVYDIEGVAEALAAEGEARSVRVRATKEDGSRIEFRATVRVDTPQEAEYYRHGGILQYVLRQL from the coding sequence ATGAAGAATAGCTTCGGCAGCAAGGCCGTGATGACGGTCGGCGGGCGGCAGTACGAGCTGTTCCGGCTGGACGCGCTGGAGCGCGCGGGGCTGTCCATCGCGCGGCTGCCGTACTCGCTGAAGATCCTCCTGGAGAACCTGCTGCGGCACGAGGACGGACGGGTGGTGACCGCCCAGGACATCGAGGCGCTGGCGCGTTGGGAGGCGCGGGCGGAACCGACCAAGGAGATCGCGTTCATGCCCGCGCGCGTCCTCCTCCAGGACTTCACCGGCGTTCCGGCGGTGGTGGACCTGGCGGCGATGCGGGATGCGATGCGGCGGATGGGCGGGGATCCGAAGCGGATCAACCCGCTGCAGCCGGTGGAGCTGGTGATCGACCACTCGGTGCAGGTGGACGAGTTCGGGACGCGCATCGCGTTCGAGACGAACGCCGAGCTGGAGTACCGCCGCAACCGCGAGCGGTACGTGTTCCTCCGGTGGGGCCAGAGGGCGTTCGACAACTTCCGCGTCGTCCCGCCGGAGACGGGGATCGTGCACCAGGTGAACCTGGAGTACCTGGCGCGGGTGGTGTTCGGGCTGGAGGAAGACGACGTGAAGGCCGCCGCCTCCACGGCGGGTGGCCCGCGCCTCGCCTACCCCGACACCCTGGTGGGCACCGATTCGCACACCACGATGGTGAACGGCCTCGGTGTGCTGGGCTGGGGCGTGGGCGGCATCGAGGCGGAGGCGGCGATGCTCGGCCAGCCGGTCTCGATGCTGATCCCGCAGGTCGTGGGCTTCAAGCTCTACGGCGAGTTGCCGGAAGGGGCCACGGCCACGGACCTGGTGCTGACGGTCACGCAGATGCTCCGGCAGAAGGGCGTGGTCGGCAAGTTCGTGGAGTTCTACGGGCCGGGCGTGGCGAGCCTCTCGGTCGCCGACCGAGCGACGATCGGCAACATGTCGCCGGAATACGGTGCGACGATCGCGATCTTCCCCGTGGACGACGCGACGCTGCGGTATCTGCGGCTGACGGGCCGGTCCGAGGAGCGGATCGCGCTGGTCGAGGCGTACATGAAGGAGCAGGGTCTCTTCCACACCGCGGACTCGCCGGAGCCGGAGTTCAGCGACACGCTGGAGCTCGACCTCGGCACGGTCGAGCCGAGCCTGGCGGGCCCGCGCCGGCCTCAGGACCGCGTCCCGCTCTCCGGCGTTGCGGACGCGTTCCGGGACGCGTTGCCCGACCTGCTGCCCGCCGGCGGCCGGCCGCCCACGATGAAGCTCGCGGCCAGCCAGCAGGGGCCCGGTGCGCCAGGGATCGGCGTGTGGGGCGAGGCGGGGAGAGGCGAGGTGGCGGCGAACGGCGGCCGCGTGAGCGAGGACGTGGCGAAGCAACTGGACCACGGATCCATTGTCATTGCGGCGATCACGAGCTGCACGAACACGTCGAACCCGTCGGTGATGGTGGCGGCGGGGCTGTTGGCGAAGAAGGCGGTGGAGCGGGGGCTGAAGACGCAGCCGTGGGTGAAGACGTCGCTGGCGCCGGGCTCGAAGGTGGTGACCAACTACCTGGAGCGTGCGGGGCTCATGCCGTACCTCGAGGCGCTGGGCTTCCACCTGGTGGGCTACGGCTGCACCACCTGCATCGGCAACAGCGGCCCCTTGCCCGAGGCGGTCTCGCGGGCGATCCACGACCGCGGACTCGTCGCCGTCTCCGTCCTCTCCGGCAACCGCAACTTCGAGGGACGCATCCATTCGGAGGTGAGGGCGAATTACTTGATGTCGCCTCCGCTGGTGGTGGCGTATGCGCTGGCGGGTCGGATCGACATTGATCTCTACAACGAGCCGCTGGGGGTGGACCGGGAGGGCCGCTCGGTGTTCCTCAAGGACATCTGGCCCTCGCAGGAGGAGGTCCAGGAGACGATCCGCCAGCATGTGAGGGCGGAGCTGTTTGCGGAGGAGTACGCCTCGGTCTTCGAGGGCGATGAGCGCTGGCGCACGCTGCCGGTGCCGGAGGGGGACCTCTACGCCTGGGACGAGGAGTCGACCTACGTCAAGCACCCGCCCTATTTCGAGGGCATGCCGGAGGAGCCGGGCCCGGTCGAGGACATTCGGGGGGCGCGGGTGCTGGCGCTGTTGGGCGACAGCATCACGACCGACCACATCAGCCCTGCGGGCTCGATCAAGAAGGACAGCCCGGCCGGGCGCTACCTGATCGAGCGTGGGGTGGAGCCCAAGGACTTCAACTCCTACGGCTCCAGGCGGGGCAACCACGAGGTCATGGTGCGGGGCACGTTCGCCAACGTGCGGCTGAGGAACCGCCTGGTGCCGGGGGTGGAGGGCGGCTATACGCTGCATCTTCCCTCGGGGGAGCAGATGACGATCTTCGAGGCGGCCGAGCGCTACCAGGCCGAGGGGGTGCCGCTGGTGGTGATCGCGGGCAAGGAGTACGGCTCGGGCTCCAGCCGCGACTGGGCGGCCAAGGGGCCGCGGCTGCTCGGCGTGCGGGCGGTCTTGGCCGAGAGCTTCGAGCGCATCCACCGCTCCAACCTGGTGGG
- a CDS encoding acyl-CoA thioesterase, translating to MRFRHPVEVRFRDLDPMGHAHHTLPLIYFEEARAAYWREVAGRSGLEDIDYVIGEVQVRYHGRIRWPARLEVRVRVSHIGHKSIVTEYELRSAEGELLASGRIVQVMYDYRAGRSIPVPHELAERIRAFEGATGPGDPPIGAGGAS from the coding sequence ATGCGATTCCGCCACCCGGTGGAGGTCCGCTTCCGCGACCTCGACCCCATGGGCCACGCCCACCACACGCTGCCGCTCATCTACTTCGAGGAAGCGCGCGCCGCCTACTGGCGTGAGGTCGCGGGCCGCAGCGGCCTCGAGGACATCGACTACGTGATCGGCGAGGTCCAGGTCCGCTACCACGGACGGATCCGCTGGCCCGCCCGACTCGAGGTCCGTGTGCGGGTCTCCCACATCGGCCACAAGAGCATCGTGACGGAGTACGAGCTACGTTCGGCCGAGGGCGAACTCCTCGCGAGCGGCCGCATCGTGCAGGTCATGTACGACTACCGGGCGGGCCGTTCGATCCCCGTGCCGCACGAACTCGCGGAGAGGATCCGGGCGTTCGAGGGCGCGACCGGTCCGGGTGACCCGCCCATCGGGGCTGGCGGCGCCTCGTGA
- a CDS encoding divalent-cation tolerance protein CutA, producing the protein MEASEARLALMTAPSVEAAERIVRALVEERVVACGNIVPGLTSIYRWRGAVERDAEVLIVLKTTASAVPRLLERAPALHPYEVPEILVFAVQAGHGPYLDWLERCTAPGGKE; encoded by the coding sequence ATGGAGGCGAGTGAAGCGCGGCTCGCGCTCATGACGGCGCCGAGCGTGGAGGCGGCGGAGCGGATCGTCCGCGCGCTGGTGGAGGAGCGTGTGGTCGCGTGCGGCAACATCGTGCCGGGCCTGACGTCCATCTACCGGTGGCGCGGCGCGGTGGAGCGGGATGCGGAGGTGCTGATCGTTTTGAAGACGACGGCGTCGGCCGTCCCGCGGCTGCTGGAGCGGGCGCCGGCGCTTCATCCGTACGAGGTTCCGGAGATCCTGGTGTTCGCGGTGCAGGCCGGGCACGGTCCCTACCTCGACTGGCTGGAGCGCTGCACCGCGCCAGGCGGGAAGGAGTGA
- the queD gene encoding 6-carboxytetrahydropterin synthase QueD translates to MYVVSVQAHYDSAHFLRNYKGKCERLHGHRYVVELALARDELDENGLAFDFVDVKRHLREIADRLDHQNLNDLPPFTEIEPTAENQARYFYDELKRRLPEPMRSAMLYVRVWETPTQWAQYSERPLAF, encoded by the coding sequence ATGTACGTCGTCAGCGTTCAGGCCCACTACGACAGCGCCCACTTCCTCCGCAACTACAAGGGGAAGTGCGAACGGCTGCACGGCCACCGCTACGTCGTGGAGCTCGCCCTTGCCCGGGACGAGCTCGATGAGAACGGCCTGGCCTTCGACTTCGTTGACGTCAAGCGCCATCTCCGGGAGATCGCCGACCGGCTGGACCACCAGAACCTCAACGACCTCCCGCCGTTCACGGAGATCGAACCCACGGCCGAGAACCAGGCGCGCTATTTCTACGACGAGCTGAAGCGCCGCCTGCCGGAGCCGATGCGGTCTGCGATGCTCTACGTCCGCGTCTGGGAGACGCCCACCCAGTGGGCGCAGTACTCGGAGCGGCCGCTCGCCTTCTGA
- a CDS encoding 3'(2'),5'-bisphosphate nucleotidase CysQ produces the protein MSVEPRGDLELAVSAAREAGEALMRRFGGAHEVTYKEPDQPLTAADLEADEILRARLLGARPEYGWLSEETKDAPDRLRRERVWIVDPLDGTRSYIAGRPEFAVSIGLVEAGRAVLGVVYNPATGELFWAVRGRGAWRETPRRRGAVRLHVTARSTGDQAVLLASRSEIAAGEFDPFHGGWVLRPTGSTAYKLARLAAGEGDVFLSRGPKSEWDVCAGVLLVEEAGGRATDLAGNEVRYNRPDPHVEGVLATNGRLHGYLLGVVATLPPVRRRAGARQNEEESG, from the coding sequence GTGAGCGTGGAGCCACGCGGAGACCTGGAGCTGGCGGTTTCGGCCGCGCGTGAGGCGGGCGAGGCGCTCATGCGCCGGTTCGGCGGAGCGCACGAGGTCACCTACAAGGAGCCAGACCAGCCGCTCACGGCGGCGGACCTCGAGGCCGACGAGATCCTGCGCGCGCGGCTGCTCGGCGCACGGCCGGAGTACGGCTGGCTCTCGGAGGAAACGAAGGACGCGCCGGACCGGCTCCGACGGGAGCGGGTATGGATCGTGGACCCGCTGGACGGGACGCGCTCCTACATCGCGGGCCGGCCGGAGTTCGCCGTGTCCATCGGACTGGTCGAAGCGGGCCGCGCGGTGCTGGGGGTGGTGTACAACCCGGCCACGGGCGAGCTGTTCTGGGCCGTTCGTGGGCGCGGCGCGTGGCGCGAGACGCCGCGGCGACGCGGGGCCGTGCGGTTGCACGTGACCGCGCGCTCCACCGGCGACCAGGCGGTGTTGCTCGCGTCGCGGAGCGAGATCGCCGCGGGCGAGTTCGACCCGTTCCACGGCGGTTGGGTCTTGCGCCCCACGGGCAGCACGGCGTACAAGCTCGCGAGACTCGCCGCCGGCGAAGGGGACGTGTTCCTGAGCCGCGGCCCGAAGAGCGAGTGGGACGTGTGCGCCGGCGTGCTCCTGGTCGAGGAGGCGGGCGGCCGGGCCACGGACCTGGCCGGGAACGAGGTGCGCTACAACCGGCCGGACCCGCACGTCGAGGGCGTCCTGGCGACCAACGGCCGGCTGCACGGCTACCTGCTGGGCGTGGTGGCCACCCTGCCGCCGGTGCGGCGGCGCGCCGGGGCGCGACAGAACGAGGAGGAGAGCGGCTGA
- the folE gene encoding GTP cyclohydrolase I FolE encodes MSEPSRPSGGGARLEDVPFQDLIREILRRIGEDPQRQGLVRTPERIEKSLAWLTRGYGVTVEEVIGDAIFDEDHHNMVLVKDIEMYSLCEHHLLPFFGKVHVAYIPNGKIIGLSKLPRIVEIFARRLQVQERMTDQIAQAVWDALRPAGVGVVVEAYHLCMMMRGVEKQNSKTITSAMRGVFLEDLRTREEFLRLSMTNGIIG; translated from the coding sequence ATGAGTGAGCCGAGTCGGCCGTCGGGAGGCGGCGCGCGCCTGGAGGACGTCCCGTTCCAGGATCTGATCCGTGAGATCCTGCGGCGGATCGGCGAGGATCCGCAGCGCCAGGGGCTGGTACGCACGCCGGAGCGCATCGAGAAGAGCCTGGCGTGGCTGACGCGCGGCTACGGGGTCACGGTGGAGGAGGTGATCGGCGACGCGATCTTCGACGAGGACCACCACAACATGGTGCTCGTGAAGGACATCGAGATGTACTCGCTGTGCGAGCACCACCTGCTCCCGTTCTTCGGCAAGGTCCACGTCGCCTACATCCCGAACGGCAAGATCATCGGCCTCTCGAAGTTGCCGCGGATCGTCGAGATCTTCGCTCGTCGGCTGCAGGTGCAGGAGCGGATGACGGACCAGATCGCGCAAGCGGTGTGGGACGCGCTGCGGCCCGCGGGCGTGGGGGTGGTCGTCGAGGCGTACCACCTGTGCATGATGATGCGCGGCGTGGAGAAGCAGAACTCGAAGACGATCACCAGCGCGATGCGCGGCGTCTTCCTGGAGGACCTCAGGACGCGCGAGGAGTTCCTCCGGCTCTCGATGACCAATGGCATCATCGGCTGA
- a CDS encoding deoxyribonuclease IV (Assists in DNA repair by cleaving phosphodiester bonds at apurinic or apyrimidinic sties to produce new 5' ends that are base-free deoxyribose 5-phosphate residues), translated as MDGSKVKQEPDELGAHVSAAGGVSRAPERAAQLGAVVLQLFTKAPSQWAEPRLDEDEIAAFHAARREHGIRTVAVHDSYLINLAAPDERLYERSLAAFRAELGRCAALGAEFLVTHPGNATDGDREAGIERNARAIEQALAEVGGHTMVLLETTAGAGTALGATFEELAEIRRRVRGPLRRRVGVCMDLCHVWAAGYDIREDYDGVFRAFDAAIGLRHLRLFHLNDSVAPLGSRRDRHAHIGQGALGPEPFRRLLADERFREVPKIIETPKDGDAVASDRANLERLRGYRAG; from the coding sequence ATGGACGGGTCGAAGGTGAAGCAAGAACCGGACGAGCTCGGTGCGCACGTCTCGGCCGCGGGCGGCGTGTCCCGTGCGCCGGAGCGCGCGGCGCAGTTGGGTGCGGTGGTGCTCCAGCTCTTCACGAAGGCGCCGAGCCAGTGGGCGGAGCCCCGCCTGGACGAGGACGAGATCGCGGCGTTCCACGCGGCGCGCCGGGAGCACGGGATCCGCACCGTCGCGGTGCACGACTCCTACCTCATCAACCTCGCGGCGCCGGACGAGCGGCTGTACGAGCGCTCGCTCGCGGCGTTCCGCGCGGAGCTCGGGCGCTGTGCGGCGCTGGGCGCCGAGTTCCTGGTGACGCACCCGGGGAACGCCACGGATGGGGACCGGGAGGCGGGGATCGAGCGCAACGCCCGGGCGATCGAGCAGGCGCTGGCCGAGGTGGGGGGGCACACCATGGTGCTCCTGGAGACGACGGCGGGCGCCGGCACGGCGCTGGGTGCGACGTTCGAGGAGCTGGCCGAGATCCGGCGCCGGGTGCGCGGCCCGTTGCGCCGCCGCGTGGGCGTCTGCATGGACCTCTGCCACGTGTGGGCCGCGGGCTACGACATTCGCGAGGACTACGACGGCGTGTTCCGCGCCTTCGACGCGGCGATCGGGCTGCGTCACCTCCGACTGTTCCACCTGAACGACTCGGTGGCGCCGCTCGGGAGCCGGCGCGACCGCCATGCGCACATCGGCCAGGGGGCCCTGGGCCCGGAGCCGTTCCGGCGTCTCCTGGCGGACGAGCGGTTCCGCGAGGTCCCCAAGATCATCGAGACGCCGAAGGACGGCGACGCGGTGGCCAGCGACCGGGCGAACCTGGAGCGGCTGCGCGGCTACCGGGCGGGCTGA